Proteins encoded together in one Pelagicoccus sp. SDUM812003 window:
- a CDS encoding thioredoxin family protein, producing MKTKAIYYHAGCPVCVEAERGVAQAIDRDRYDLEVVHLGEEGNRIEEAESAGVRSVPALALGDQVFHINFGAELSALKD from the coding sequence ATGAAAACGAAAGCTATCTACTATCATGCTGGTTGCCCTGTCTGTGTTGAAGCCGAGCGAGGAGTTGCTCAAGCCATCGATCGCGATCGCTATGACCTGGAGGTCGTGCACCTGGGCGAGGAAGGAAACCGAATCGAAGAGGCTGAATCCGCAGGGGTGCGATCCGTGCCGGCTCTCGCTTTGGGAGACCAGGTGTTTCACATCAACTTCGGAGCGGAGCTTTCCGCCCTAAAGGACTAG